The Asterias amurensis chromosome 16, ASM3211899v1 genomic sequence TTCCACAATGTCAACGTCTCTCTGGAAGATCTCATTCTGGATGAGCTGCCGCCGGCAATGGTCCCTCCAGGACTGACATACAAAGAAGGCAACGACTTGTGGCAACACATCAAAGACAATAACCTGGATCCCGATCCGATCATCATAGATTCAGATGAGCTCTTAAGAAAGCCCAAAGAAGCATTGTCCGCTGTCTGTGCAAAGCTTGGAATACCTTACAGTGACAGTCTACTCTCATGGGAACCAGGTTTAAAGGTGGTCGATAAATGGGTCACTTGTAGCGAAACCAATTACATGATGAAGAACAGTGgtttctttgacaattttagGAGCTCTTCATGTTTCAGAAAACCAAAGGAGGACACAGAGATTCCTGATTTGGCCACTTTTTCTCCTGATTTGCAGCGGTGTATTGAATACAGTATGCCTTACtacaaacaaatgtttgaaaatcggttgaaGTTTTAAAAGATGCAGAACATGGTCCTAGTATGAAACCAACCCAGTGCTCAGAGATGCAGTTGGCCATTGAAAccaatctataaaaaaaatctaacaCTAAAATAATGTATGTGTCTGTATTTTGGGCAATATGTCTACAGTTTGGGccaattaaagggtctatgtactttttgtaggacaaaaaacacaatgtccacagatttacaccaaacttacagtttgaagataacgatagtagaaagcttccctgaaaatattacgtgctgaggtgctgtagttttggggaaatgagtaaaacaatgtcatgaaaataattttcgtctcatgagacgaaaattatgagcatgtaaaaacgtattttcatgacattattttactcatttctcaaaaactacagcacctcagtaagtaatatttgaagggaagctttccactatcattatctttaaaccctgtaagttttatgtaaatctgtggacattttgaaaaagtacctgaatcctttaaCCCATTCTTTAGTGCACCACTAGGTGTAAACGCCGACTGGCGGTAGTGGGACCTAGGCCGTAGTAATTAAGGAAAAATTACTCATCGCAAGAAATGATGGAATAATTCCAACGCAAGTATGTCTTATCTTCAGGCATGGTACTTGGTCCTTgtaaaaaagtaggaatattatATAGAGTTCTGAGCCTGTCCTACAAATGGTTTACCAACAATTTTCCCCCCAAGGACAAagaaatcagaaatcagactaaagtaaaAAGAATCTCATGCCTGTATCTTAAAAAGCTCACAATAATGATTTTCTGAATCAAATAAGGAAACTGTTAAAGTTTTGCTTTACCTAAGCGTTGACACCCTGTGGCcattaaaattttgtttctaAAAAACTTGTTCAGGTTTTTTCAAGATTATCTTGACAGTTTACACACCATTTTGACACACATTGGCTTGTTGTGTCTCATAGGTCATAGGTCAGTGTATACATATCACTACCCACAGCCGCTTAAATAACAGTGATATCGATATATATATTTTAGTTCTGGCCGCAAAGTTTGTAGGTCCGCCCTAGTGTGCCAAATGCACGCCCCAAaagttcattttttatttccagatgtATGTTACACTGACAACCAAATAATTTAATGAAAACATGCAATTCACTAGACAACCAGAATAGACAAAAAAAGTTTACCCGACAATTTatatcaaagtacatgtatcaaGTCAATAAGTTATTAACAAAATAACTTTCTCACGAGTGTACAAATCAATAACTATGGGAGCGTTCGGCGTAGCGTTTTCATTGCGTGTACCAGACCCAATACTTtactgccgcttcccaggttgtatcgtaatttgggtgtgatccctggctaaacggcagttaatggttgtatggcttctgactggcatccctgaacaaagatatggacaaaatagggacaccgccaatatagggctagatagctcagttggtagagcgccggcacactaatcaggaggtcgttggttcgaatcccactctagtcaattctttgttcaacccccgaAATCATTTAAAagtgtacccagtcagtttcccttgtggtttatattgagaCCCAGTACTGAGTGCATGTTTTCAATACATGCATGCATGTGCTTGTAATGTACGTCATGTACACTGCTTTGACATGTTACGCATGCCTCCaaataacccatggcacccacagtaacagccgtggtgccctgtgcttttgtcgtggtgccctttgcaaagttcaaatacaaatttacatttccctCATACAGTGCCTCTTACAAGAGGAAAATTGATGTGCCCCTTCAGGAGCGAAGTTCAAGGTTAATGTATGTACGGTCTGTCGCGGTACAAGTGTTGTATGATTGGATTGAGATCAGTAAGGTAACTGTTTTACTGAGTTTGGTTGAGTAAGAagttaaagaaacaaaattgtttgggATTCATTCAGTATTCATACAGTATTCATGATTTTATATTTTAGACctgcttgaacaaaaatgtcaagtcgtgaactttgctgaattccacttaaaatgtttacgatgaataaggaaatcgagtcatatgattataaataggtttcaattgtgtaaaaaaacaatcactttgtatgcccttgtccagagcttttctgcgagatttgcgaaaagccccattacgtaatcactctcaaaacgtcataagtagataaagccgctttgttgcagcgtggatgtataacaaagcaaactcccacaaatgacgtcagcggcattttCCTTTGACGCctgctctcaacggcagaagtgtttttagtttttcaaaaaacctttaggtaggggcctgattttttaatcaataattatgaaaagttcagaagtgtacacatatcaaaattacattaaaatggtgaacaagtgcattataaacaagtaaaaataccatttctgttgaaaacattccgctcaggtagctgtttaaattGAGTGGGGGTCAGATTgagtttaatttttcttttgtataGGTCAGCGTAACCAGTGGTGGTTGGTGGCGGCCAGCATAGATGCAATCCCGTAATGGTTAAGTTTCAAACAAACTTCATACTACAATGACGTGCACTTGCAATGCTTGCAGATAAGAAGTTATCACAGTGTCTGTTTGCCGCCGCATCACACACACGTAAAGCATTAGAAAAACTGCAGAACCAGTCTCTAGAAAAGctactgtacaatgtatactgCACAAGGTGCCTTGTGTTTCTAtgctatagactgtgcaagtctcgcgagaaattgaacttccgggaccattgtggtcccaacctaatggagtttgacgttggggagattttgttctgtcggaaattttagtttaacataagttatgactctaaaaaatgaatatgttcttgggaatgtaaaaatagtgattaaaaacagaaaagtaaaatcaattcaacaaattaacgaagaaaactaaagaaaaaaacttgacctccagtttccggtttactctaaacaattaagaatattacccaattgacgttcccattatcgctgaacctatgtgatgatcgcaccaattggacgtgattcacaaacggggtgtattagaaaaaccatccaggtcgatgtcgaacagcgatcctcgtcccgataaatgtataattttttacgttaatttaaacaaaacaattattatgtacacgaattaaaataataattatacaaaaagtacgttaaaaataataatctttaagaattttttaacaaataacaatttcaatacaatttggttttgtacaaaaatatactttttttcgaattaagttctcgttttcgctacgtgcgagacttgcacagtctattgcgaGTCAGAGTAGGCAAATCTCGAGTGCAATAACTTATGGGGTTGGCACCTAAATAAGCACGAAAATTGGTGCCAGCATAGCCGCATTGCTGCATTCCGGCCGACTGGCGTAGTAcgtaaacatctttccaatccaGGTTGATGGTAGTGAATGGTCAGACATTGTGCAGGTTTAAGAACTGTTATAATTAGTacacaaaggcactggacacgtttggtaattgctcaaaattaaattagcataacaaattacttggtatgagaaacagagagctgttgatggtataaaacattgagaaaaacagctctctctgaagaaacatagttttttaaaaagaagtaaatttccaacTAAAATTTTTTGAATCTGAGAGAGACCCTCAGGCCTAAACATTTCTCAGTCACGTGAAAGCACttcttgcctggtgcatgttactcttcatcctatgatctgccaTCTCATAAGAGGAATATCagttcctaccttcagctccaccactgagtttctgcatttctATATTTTCTTgcttgtagcccttaacctatAGTGGCTTTTAGCCAtgttttgggcgaacttgcataaaaataaaaataaactaaaaagggtgttttttcgttcattgttttcttgcaacttcaataataaattgagcacaaattttcagagatttgttatttcatgcatatgctTGAATGCACCAAGTGAAaaacctggtctttgacaattaccaaaggtgtccagtgcctttaatatcagTAACAAGGACGATGAATAAAAGTCTggaaacaaaaactgaaaaaagagACTCACGTGTACAGATTTGTAGGTGCGTTGTATAGCGTAAACTCCACGAAGATCGCCCTCGTCTGATCGTCAATCCAAGAATGGTTCTCTAGAAATCGCAGCTGTGAAGCTGCTTCTTGCCTGATGAAAAAGAAAGCATCGAATATTATAAACAGCAAGGGAAACTGGCTGGgtgaatttttaaatgatttagggttgaacaaagaagacTCAACTAAAGTGGGACTCGActagatagctcaattggtagagcgccggcacgttaaccGAACACTGCAAATGAAAATATCAATACTAATATGAAAGAAATCAGAGTAGTGGCGTAGTGTGGCCGATCATTAAAGTGCACTGCACTCAAGCTCTGCTCTttctgatcagggcccaatttcatagcgctgcttaacggccgattttgtgcttactgcacaaattccatttcataacgctgctaaccataagcacacgaaaaggcatgctaaccttccggtgcttaccgcacaaaaataaatgaccgcccaatatggccgcccaatttgtctgctaacctgtgaaatatgctaaggcttaagcaaattattctgctacagtaagcacgaaaatttgcttaccgttaagcagcgctatgaaattgggcccagctgaaTTTTGGTTAGAGTAAAACTCTTTTGGTTTTCctacccttttttttcttcctttttctaGGAATTTAGTTATTTTATTGGCAGGCCGTTTCAGGGGGCTTAAGTCCCACAAGCCTCCCTTTGGTTGGGCCACCATGTCGCAAGAGGCCGGCCCTGGCCAAGCGAAAAgaacactgaactcaagctctggtgtttctgatcattaGAGTACTGGTCTTgacgcttgtgtccttaaaggcagtggacactattggtaattgtcaaagcctagttttcacatttggtgtatctcaacatatgcataaaataacaaacctgtgaaaatttgaactcaatcggtcatcgaacttgcgagataataatgaaagaaaaaacaccggtgtcacacgacgttgtgtgcatttagatggttgatttcgagacctcaagttctaaatctgaggtctcgaaatcaaattcgtggaaaatgacttcattctcgaaaactatggcacttcagagggagccatttctcacaatgttttataaaattaacctctctccattactcgttaccaagaaaggttttatgcttaattactttaagtaattaccaatagtgtctacagcctttaagcaagacacttaaccatttaTTGCTTTTAATACTGACCTGCTGTTATTCAGATCCACGTTATACCCGTCCCCTTCGTACGCTCCAAACTTGCCCCACTTCTGATAACGCTTCAGTGTCTCCCGGCTGGAGTGGACCCATGACCCGTCCGGTCCATACGGTTGTGTGGACTGGACATTAACATGGTAGCCGGACTTGCAGTCATTGAAGATATACTGGGCTTGGAAAGCAAGGGG encodes the following:
- the LOC139948908 gene encoding uncharacterized protein, which codes for MMSGEAANNQARIILWASPRTCSSVLLKSLSNIPDSKMIFELFTVAYFFGPESLSKNVSPEPFEGSDDLDEDGLLKGQGSGFKSSIATFEWVKRQLEAGYPGNRVVISKELVPWLNGRFDLLPKGYRHMFLIRNPYKMFPSWKKLNKEILEVFHNVNVSLEDLILDELPPAMVPPGLTYKEGNDLWQHIKDNNLDPDPIIIDSDELLRKPKEALSAVCAKLGIPYSDSLLSWEPGLKVVDKWVTCSETNYMMKNSGFFDNFRSSSCFRKPKEDTEIPDLATFSPDLQRCIEYSMPYYKQMFENRLKF